In Phoenix dactylifera cultivar Barhee BC4 chromosome 11, palm_55x_up_171113_PBpolish2nd_filt_p, whole genome shotgun sequence, the following are encoded in one genomic region:
- the LOC103711217 gene encoding profilin-2-like: MSWQAYVDDHLMCDIDGQRLTAAAILGHDGSVWAQSETFPQVKPEEISGIMNDFAEPGHLAPTGLYLGNTKYMVIQGEPGAVIRGKKGSGGVTIKKTNMALIIGIYDEPMTPGQCNMIIERLGDYLVDQGF, from the exons ATGTCGTGGCAAGCGTACGTCGACGATCATCTGATGTGTGACATCGACGGCCAGCGTCTCACGGCCGCCGCCATCCTCGGCCACGATGGCAGCGTCTGGGCGCAGAGCGAGACCTTCCCCCAG GTCAAACCTGAAGAGATATCTGGCATCATGAATGACTTTGCAGAACCTGGACATCTTGCGCCAACTGGTCTATACCTTGGCAATACAAAATACATGGTGATCCAAGGTGAACCAGGGGCTGTGATACGAGGCAAAAAG GGTTCTGGGGGTGTTACTATCAAGAAAACCAATATGGCTTTGATTATAGGCATTTATGATGAGCCAATGACTCCTGGTCAGTGCAACATGATCATTGAGAGGCTTGGTGATTATCTTGTTGATCAGGGTTTTTAG
- the LOC103711220 gene encoding uncharacterized protein LOC103711220 isoform X1 codes for MRRKPFPTGTSSTPQREAEEESSLPLLLAREKGEIFQRKNKKKDFPMDFSKKSLSPNSRFGILNPTPSDYQRRSIAGEITQEADENGGHFHKACGLRSQNPGKETKNFNATTTSALSKKKILAEKNDAPFSGSYDLYHDITPQANATVGLGHFDAHSPVMPLCSNVSESGDHNVVSSDCSHLTSYDPLINYTSPRPEFLRYNPNRRKEILRRIEGEMKDEEEGSRADSSSSYGSKKIFIEESSPLQTSVQDKDVQESKEGVSDPYDDETEEEEMEVRPRYSRIAWRLFLLLGVLLPSFFYISCMNYAPAPSLQEYGGLEENYHMIQDGGLDQRSHHQNKFPGNFLGTLIGSSSKCLDIHQRELTCAIGRVKGEEGSEEKESFDGTEVVTERDGGAWVQDGTLSGGDLAAEEMSDEVISSTEIEREAYIEENSKASTDAGSEKVEILGAELVEVQSIAQLLNESSQISEAELLAIDSSVGQDAQIDLFGSFELEKDFGEEAQVMGNLEVAVFASSSIQNGFKPEESEISSNSVIESKWDRISLFASKYVFQLLYVFIFLSMILGFNGLHKYFPKFHKNLTPASHIPPASELTLEKKNSSLMSEKEEVRNNGSDSDAHHRPLAHPNDEHKKFIRVQPPTAALLVEFSVVEGTVSGTCPGQKVRRGLADSAEESHFSQSHSKMSAKRNLSSSANKVYPSPSESSLAPESISAGNSPSQQLQRRKDAGDREEVVKLVATPLRRSSRIRNQVTSP; via the exons ATGCGACGGAAACCCTTCCCAACGGGCACTTCTTCGACTCCCCAGAGAGAAGCCGAAGAGGAGAGTAGTCTGCCGTTGCTTCTTGCAAGGGAAAAAGGAGAGATTTTTCAGcggaagaataagaagaaggatTTTCCGATGGATTTCTCCAAGAAAAGTCTCTCTCCAAACTCGCGTTTTGGCATCCTGAATCCCACCCCTTCTG ATTATCAGAGAAGAAGCATTGCCGGGGAAATCACCCAAGAAGCCGATGAGAACGGTGGGCATTTTCACAAAGCTTGTGGACTAAGATCACAAAATCCAGGGAAAGAAACCAAGAACTTCAACGCTACAACCACATCAGCTCTTTCGAAGAAGAAGATTTTAGCCGAGAAGAATGATGCTCCCTTCTCAGGTTCTTATGATCTCTACCACGACATAACCCCACAAGCAAATGCCACGGTGGGTTTGGGCCATTTCGATGCCCATTCTCCTGTCATGCCCCTTTGTTCAAATGTCTCCGAGTCTGGAGATCACAATGTAGTCAGCTCTGATTGTTCTCATCTGACTTCTTATGATCCGCTGATCAATTACACATCCCCGAGGCCAGAGTTCCTCCGCTACAACCCAAATAGGCGCAAAGAAATTCTCCGGCGCATAGAGGGAGAgatgaaggatgaagaagagggatCAAGGGCAGACTCGAGCTCTTCATATGGTTCCAAAAAGATCTTCATAGAGGAATCTTCGCCTTTGCAGACATCAGTTCAAGATAAAGATGTTCAGGAAAGCAAGGAGGGTGTCAGTGATCCCTACGATGATGAGacagaagaagaggagatggaAGTGAGACCGAGGTACTCGAGAATTGCATGGAGGTTATTTCTTCTACTTGGGGTTTTGCTGCCCTCATTCTTTTACATATCTTGTATGAATTATGCTCCTGCTCCTTCTTTACAAGAATATGGAGGTCTTGAAGAAAATTATCACATGATTCAAGATGGAGGGCTTGATCAACGATCCCATCATCAGAACAAATTTCCTGGAAATTTCTTGGGGACTTTAATAGGATCGTCTAGCAAGTGCCTAGATATACATCAAAGGGAATTAACTTGTGCAATCGGCCGTGTTAAAGGGGAAGAAGGCTCTGAAGAAAAGGAATCTTTTGATGGAACTGAAGTGGTAACAGAAAGAGATGGAGGTGCATGGGTCCAGGATGGAACATTAAGTGGTGGTGACTTAGCGGCTGAAGAAATGAGTGATGAGGTAATTAGTTCTACTGAGATTGAGCGGGAAGCATACATTGAAGAAAACAGCAAGGCAAGCACAGATGCAGGGAGTGAAAAAGTTGAGATTTTGGGAGCTGAGTTAGTAGAGGTACAGAGTATTGCTCAGCTTTTGAACGAATCTTCACAAATTTCAGAGGCAGAATTACTTGCAATTGACTCATCAGTTGGTCAAGATGCGCAAATTGATCTTTTTGGTTCTTTTGAACTAGAGAAAGATTTTGGAGAGGAGGCACAAGTTATGGGCAATTTGGAGGTTGCTGTCTTTGCAAGTTCCTCAATTCAAAATGGTTTCAAGCCAGAAGAATCTGAAATCTCCAGTAATTCTGTTATAGAATCAAAATGGGACCGCATTTCTTTGTTTGCATCAAAGTATGTGTTTCAACTGCTATatgttttcatatttttgtcTATGATACTTGGGTTCAATGGCTTGCACAAATACTTCCCAAAGTTCCACAAGAACTTAACACCTGCTTCTCACATTCCTCCTGCTTCTGAGTTAACACTTGAGAAGAAAAATAGTTCACTCATGTCTGAGAAGGAAGAAGTGAGGAACAATGGTAGTGATTCAGATGCTCATCATAGGCCTCTGGCTCACCCGAATGATGAACATAAGAAATTTATTAGAGTTCAACCACCAACAGCGGCATTGCTCGTGGAGTTCTCTGTCGTAGAGGGAACTGTCTCCGGAACATGTCCTGGTCAGAAAGTGAGAAGAGGGTTAGCTGACTCAGCTGAGGAATCCCACTTCTCCCAATCTCATAGTAAGATGTCAGCGAAGAGGAACCTTTCATCTTCAGCTAATAAGGTTTATCCATCTCCTTCAGAGTCTTCATTAGCACCAGAATCCATTTCAGCTGGAAATTCTCCTTCTCAGCAGCTGCAAAGAAGAAAG GATGCTGGAGATAGGGAAGAGGTAGTCAAACTGGTAGCCACTCCTCTGAGGCGCTCAAGCCGAATCCGCAATCAAGTTACTTCTCCTTGA
- the LOC103711220 gene encoding uncharacterized protein LOC103711220 isoform X2, with protein MPLCSNVSESGDHNVVSSDCSHLTSYDPLINYTSPRPEFLRYNPNRRKEILRRIEGEMKDEEEGSRADSSSSYGSKKIFIEESSPLQTSVQDKDVQESKEGVSDPYDDETEEEEMEVRPRYSRIAWRLFLLLGVLLPSFFYISCMNYAPAPSLQEYGGLEENYHMIQDGGLDQRSHHQNKFPGNFLGTLIGSSSKCLDIHQRELTCAIGRVKGEEGSEEKESFDGTEVVTERDGGAWVQDGTLSGGDLAAEEMSDEVISSTEIEREAYIEENSKASTDAGSEKVEILGAELVEVQSIAQLLNESSQISEAELLAIDSSVGQDAQIDLFGSFELEKDFGEEAQVMGNLEVAVFASSSIQNGFKPEESEISSNSVIESKWDRISLFASKYVFQLLYVFIFLSMILGFNGLHKYFPKFHKNLTPASHIPPASELTLEKKNSSLMSEKEEVRNNGSDSDAHHRPLAHPNDEHKKFIRVQPPTAALLVEFSVVEGTVSGTCPGQKVRRGLADSAEESHFSQSHSKMSAKRNLSSSANKVYPSPSESSLAPESISAGNSPSQQLQRRKDAGDREEVVKLVATPLRRSSRIRNQVTSP; from the exons ATGCCCCTTTGTTCAAATGTCTCCGAGTCTGGAGATCACAATGTAGTCAGCTCTGATTGTTCTCATCTGACTTCTTATGATCCGCTGATCAATTACACATCCCCGAGGCCAGAGTTCCTCCGCTACAACCCAAATAGGCGCAAAGAAATTCTCCGGCGCATAGAGGGAGAgatgaaggatgaagaagagggatCAAGGGCAGACTCGAGCTCTTCATATGGTTCCAAAAAGATCTTCATAGAGGAATCTTCGCCTTTGCAGACATCAGTTCAAGATAAAGATGTTCAGGAAAGCAAGGAGGGTGTCAGTGATCCCTACGATGATGAGacagaagaagaggagatggaAGTGAGACCGAGGTACTCGAGAATTGCATGGAGGTTATTTCTTCTACTTGGGGTTTTGCTGCCCTCATTCTTTTACATATCTTGTATGAATTATGCTCCTGCTCCTTCTTTACAAGAATATGGAGGTCTTGAAGAAAATTATCACATGATTCAAGATGGAGGGCTTGATCAACGATCCCATCATCAGAACAAATTTCCTGGAAATTTCTTGGGGACTTTAATAGGATCGTCTAGCAAGTGCCTAGATATACATCAAAGGGAATTAACTTGTGCAATCGGCCGTGTTAAAGGGGAAGAAGGCTCTGAAGAAAAGGAATCTTTTGATGGAACTGAAGTGGTAACAGAAAGAGATGGAGGTGCATGGGTCCAGGATGGAACATTAAGTGGTGGTGACTTAGCGGCTGAAGAAATGAGTGATGAGGTAATTAGTTCTACTGAGATTGAGCGGGAAGCATACATTGAAGAAAACAGCAAGGCAAGCACAGATGCAGGGAGTGAAAAAGTTGAGATTTTGGGAGCTGAGTTAGTAGAGGTACAGAGTATTGCTCAGCTTTTGAACGAATCTTCACAAATTTCAGAGGCAGAATTACTTGCAATTGACTCATCAGTTGGTCAAGATGCGCAAATTGATCTTTTTGGTTCTTTTGAACTAGAGAAAGATTTTGGAGAGGAGGCACAAGTTATGGGCAATTTGGAGGTTGCTGTCTTTGCAAGTTCCTCAATTCAAAATGGTTTCAAGCCAGAAGAATCTGAAATCTCCAGTAATTCTGTTATAGAATCAAAATGGGACCGCATTTCTTTGTTTGCATCAAAGTATGTGTTTCAACTGCTATatgttttcatatttttgtcTATGATACTTGGGTTCAATGGCTTGCACAAATACTTCCCAAAGTTCCACAAGAACTTAACACCTGCTTCTCACATTCCTCCTGCTTCTGAGTTAACACTTGAGAAGAAAAATAGTTCACTCATGTCTGAGAAGGAAGAAGTGAGGAACAATGGTAGTGATTCAGATGCTCATCATAGGCCTCTGGCTCACCCGAATGATGAACATAAGAAATTTATTAGAGTTCAACCACCAACAGCGGCATTGCTCGTGGAGTTCTCTGTCGTAGAGGGAACTGTCTCCGGAACATGTCCTGGTCAGAAAGTGAGAAGAGGGTTAGCTGACTCAGCTGAGGAATCCCACTTCTCCCAATCTCATAGTAAGATGTCAGCGAAGAGGAACCTTTCATCTTCAGCTAATAAGGTTTATCCATCTCCTTCAGAGTCTTCATTAGCACCAGAATCCATTTCAGCTGGAAATTCTCCTTCTCAGCAGCTGCAAAGAAGAAAG GATGCTGGAGATAGGGAAGAGGTAGTCAAACTGGTAGCCACTCCTCTGAGGCGCTCAAGCCGAATCCGCAATCAAGTTACTTCTCCTTGA
- the LOC103711216 gene encoding profilin (The RefSeq protein has 3 substitutions compared to this genomic sequence; stop codon completed by the addition of 3' A residues to the mRNA), which produces MSWQAYVDEHLMCEIDGHHLTAAAILGHDGSVWAQSSSFPQFKSEEITNIMNDFNEPGSLAPTGLYLGSTKYMVIQGEPGAVIRGKKGSGGVTVKKTNQALIFGIYEEPMTPGQCNMVVERLGDYLIEQGM; this is translated from the exons ATGTCGTGGCAAACGTACGTCGACGAGCACCTCATGTGCGAGATCGATGGCCATCACCTCACCGCCGCGGCGATCCTCGGGCATGATGGCAGCGTCTGGGCCCAGAGCTCGTCGTTCCCTCAG TTCAAGTCTGAGGAGATCACTAATATAATGAATGATTTTAATGAACCGGGGTCCCTTGCTCCAACTGGCTTATATCTTGGATCAACAAAATATATGGTTATCCAAGGAGAACCTGGAGCTGTTATCCGTGGAAAGAAG GGGTCAGGGGGTGTTACCGTAAAGAAGACCAACCAAGCACTTATCTTTGGCATCTACGAAGAGCCCATGACTCCAGGCCAGTGCAACATGGTTGTTGAGAGGTTGGGTGACTACCTAATTGATCAGGGCCTGTA
- the LOC103711216 gene encoding profilin isoform X1 codes for MSWQTYVDEHLMCEIDGHHLTAAAILGHDGSVWAQSSSFPQFKSEEITNIMNDFNEPGSLAPTGLYLGSTKYMVIQGEPGAVIRGKKGSGGVTVKKTNQALIFGIYEEPMTPGQCNMVVERLGDYLIDQGL; via the exons ATGTCGTGGCAAACGTACGTCGACGAGCACCTCATGTGCGAGATCGATGGCCATCACCTCACCGCCGCGGCGATCCTCGGGCATGATGGCAGCGTCTGGGCCCAGAGCTCGTCGTTCCCTCAG TTCAAGTCTGAGGAGATCACTAATATAATGAATGATTTTAATGAACCGGGGTCCCTTGCTCCAACTGGCTTATATCTTGGATCAACAAAATATATGGTTATCCAAGGAGAACCTGGAGCTGTTATCCGTGGAAAGAAG GGGTCAGGGGGTGTTACCGTAAAGAAGACCAACCAAGCACTTATCTTTGGCATCTACGAAGAGCCCATGACTCCAGGCCAGTGCAACATGGTTGTTGAGAGGTTGGGTGACTACCTAATTGATCAGGGCCTGTAG
- the LOC103711215 gene encoding glucan endo-1,3-beta-glucosidase 13, which produces MASLASSMARELRIIPLLFLLFAGLCRGSKIGVCYGRNADDLPIPDKVAQLVNLHQIKYVRIYDSNIQVIKAFANTGVELMVGVPNSDLLAFSQYQSNVDTWLKNSILPYYPATMITYITVGAEITESPVNVSSLVVPAMVNVQTALKKVGLHKRIKVSSTHSLGVLSRSFPPSAGAFNSSYAFFLKPMLEFMVENRSPFMVDLYPYYAYRDSPSNVSLNYALFSPASSDVIDPNTGLVYTNMFDAQLDAIFFALMALNFRTLKVMVTESGWPNKGSAKETAATPDNAETYNTNLIRHVINDTGTPAKPGEEIDVYIFSLFNENRKPGLESERNWGLFYPDQTSIYTLDLTGRGNVDVTTGANITSSNGTWCVASSNASELDLQNALNWACGAGNVDCSAIQPSQPCYQPDTLLSHASFAFNSYYQQNGATDVACSFGGTGVKTTKNPSYDKCIYATSGKMSSGNSTTTSVSSSAHGSILKKLMEVLLFMLSLSLVPLLGIA; this is translated from the exons ATGGCCAGCTTAGCTTCTTCTATGGCGAGAGAACTCCGTATAATTCCTCTGCTGTTCTTGCTCTTCGCTG GGCTTTGCAGAGGGAGCAAAATTGGCGTCTGCTATGGCCGGAATGCTGATGACCTCCCGATACCTGACAAAGTTGCACAACTGGTTAATCTTCACCAGATTAAGTATGTTAGGATCTATGACTCCAACATCCAGGTCATCAAGGCCTTTGCCAACACCGGCGTGGAACTCATGGTCGGGGTCCCGAACTCGGACTTGCTTGCCTTCTCGCAGTACCAGTCCAATGTCGATACCTGGCTTAAGAACAGCATCCTTCCCTATTACCCGGCGACTATGATCACCTACATTACAGTAGGCGCCGAGATCACCGAAAGCCCTGTCAATGTTTCTTCACTTGTGGTGCCGGCCATGGTCAATGTCCAAACTGCTCTGAAGAAGGTCGGGTTACACAAAAGGATCAAAGTGTCGAGTACTCATTCGCTCGGCGTGTTATCTAGATCCTTTCCACCATCAGCTGGGGCTTTTAACAGCAGCTATGCTTTCTTTTTGAAACCAATGCTGGAGTTTATGGTGGAGAACCGATCACCATTCATGGTGGATCTCTATCCTTACTATGCTTACAGAGACTCACCGAGTAATGTCTCCTTGAATTATGCACTGTTCTCGCCGGCATCTTCAGATGTCATTGATCCAAACACTGGTTTGGTTTACACCAACATGTTTGATGCTCAGCTGGATGCCATCTTTTTTGCTCTCATGGCTCTGAATTTTAGGACTTTGAAGGTTATGGTTACTGAATCAGGGTGGCCTAACAAGGGATCTGCCAAAGAAACTGCTGCAACTCCAGATAATGCTGAGACCTACAACACCAATCTTATTCGCCATGTCATCAATGATACAGGGACTCCGGCGAAGCCTGGGGAGGAGATTGACGTCTATATATTTTCATTGTTCAATGAGAATAGGAAGCCTGGGCTGGAATCAGAAAGGAACTGGGGGCTGTTTTACCCTGACCAAACTAGCATTTATACTCTTGACTTGACTGGTAGAGGGAATGTGGATGTCACTACAGGGGCAAACATCACGAGTTCGAATGGGACATGGTGTGTTGCTTCAAGTAATGCATCAGAATTGGATTTGCAAAATGCCTTGAATTGGGCTTGTGGTGCGGGAAACGTTGATTGTTCCGCGATTCAGCCTAGCCAGCCTTGTTATCAACCGGACACTTTGCTTTCGCATGCCTCATTTGCTTTCAATAGCTATTATCAGCAGAATGGGGCTACCGATGTTGCTTGTAGCTTTGGCGGTACGGGGGTAAAGACCACCAAAAATCCAA GTTACGACAAGTGTATTTATGCAACATCagg TAAAATGAGCAGTGGAAATTCTACAACGACATCTGTTTCATCAAGTGCTCATGGCAGTATCCTCAAGAAGCTTATGGAGGTCCTGCTGTTTATGTTGTCACTCTCGCTTGTCCCCCTTCTAGGCATTGCCTGA
- the LOC103723624 gene encoding 2-keto-3-deoxy-L-rhamnonate aldolase-like produces MISFLSVARFQKVIPPSLTPSRFKKQNGFGDDVFARLFAASLDPDSAPLSPEPRILKSRLVAGKTLYGLFLLSSSPTLAEIAGLAGYDYVVVDMEDGSSGIAEALPCLRALAAARTPAILRLSELSAAWAKKALDLGPQGLMFPMIESPGAAELAVSFCRFPPRGVRGSAHTVVRASTYGIDDGYLARADEELLVMCQVETAAGLAEIEAIAGVEGVDVVQMEPLDLSTSMGYLWDPRNRKVRDAMKEAERKVLGMRNKLSAAEGDGAGERGPYFGGGGGGLAMPHDRAENMKIRGYHMVTGAVDVGIFRQAAVEDVRRWRSAEVDIGEETKL; encoded by the coding sequence ATGATCTCCTTTCTCTCCGTCGCGCGCTTTCAAAAGGTGATCCCCCCCTCCCTAACCCCCTCCAGATTCAAGAAGCAGAACGGCTTTGGCGATGATGTCTTCGCCCGCCTCTTTGCCGCCTCCTTGGATCCCGACTCCGCCCCCCTCTCCCCTGAACCGCGGATCCTCAAGTCCCGCCTCGTCGCCGGCAAGACCCTCTACGGCCTCTTCCTTCTGAGCTCCTCCCCGACCCTCGCCGAGATCGCCGGCCTCGCCGGCTACGACTACGTGGTCGTCGACATGGAGGACGGCTCTAGCGGCATCGCGGAGGCCCTCCCTTGCCTCCGCGCCCTCGCTGCTGCCCGCACCCCGGCCATCCTCCGTCTTTCGGAGCTCTCCGCCGCCTGGGCCAAGAAGGCCCTCGATCTCGGCCCCCAGGGCCTCATGTTCCCCATGATCGAGTCCCCCGGTGCCGCTGAGCTCGCCGTCTCATTCTGCCGTTTCCCGCCGCGCGGTGTCCGCGGGTCCGCCCACACAGTGGTGCGCGCCTCCACTTACGGCATCGACGACGGCTACCTGGCGCGGGCTGACGAGGAGCTATTGGTGATGTGCCAGGTGGAGACGGCAGCGGGGCTGGCGGAGATCGAGGCGATCGCCGGCGTCGAGGGGGTCGACGTGGTGCAAATGGAGCCGCTGGATCTGAGCACGAGCATGGGGTATCTGTGGGATCCTAGGAACCGGAAGGTGAGGGATGCGATGAAGGAGGCGGAGAGGAAGGTGCTGGGGATGAGGAACAAGCTGTCGGCGGCGGAGGGCGACGGCGCTGGTGAGAGGGGACCgtattttggggggggggggggggggcttgcGATGCCGCACGATCGGGCGGAGAATATGAAGATTAGAGGATATCATATGGTAACGGGGGCAGTGGATGTGGGGATTTTCCGGCAGGCGGCGGTGGAGGACGTGCGGCGGTGGAGGAGCGCGGAGGTGGACATTGGGGAGGAAACGAAGCTctga
- the LOC103711219 gene encoding uncharacterized protein LOC103711219 codes for MDPCPFVRLIVESLALKLPTVSKPAGPGVHPSTTPCFCTFQLEDHASSTQTAPLPIATPSSSDPSPPASLTETASAISANPVVFSLDPAALQKLSGKPASLVVSVYAGRTGSTCGFSAGRLLGRVRVELSLEAAPARAMVMQSGWVSVGRGCRSAARLHLVVRSEPDPRFVFQFGGEPECSPVVYQIQENGGGHSGCLRQPVFSCRFSADRRRNTRSRSLPSNSSNNSIIKGWFGCLGSERNHRRRDKRKGWTVTIHDLSGSPVAAASMITPFVPSPGSDRVSRSNPGAWLILRATGFSGSTANWKPWGRLEAWRERGPVNTLGYRFELVTDSGPTDRVPIAESSLSVRKGGQFSIDPSVAGDVVSRSEPFVGGFVMGSTVNGEGKVSKPTVQVGLHHVSCMADVALFIALAAAVDLSMDACQLFAKKLRRELCQDQQEYSL; via the exons ATGGATCCTTGCCCTTTTGTTAGGCTCATCGTTGAGTCCCTCGCTCTAAAGCTTCCGACGGTGTCCAAGCCGGCTGGACCGGGCGTCCACCCCTCCACCACCCCCTGCTTCTGTACTTTCCAACTCGAAGACCACGCCTCCTCTACCCAAACTGCTCCTCTTCCCATCGccaccccctcctcctccgatcCGTCACCACCCGCATCCCTGACGGAGACCGCCTCCGCCATCTCCGCAAACCCGGTCGTCTTCAGCCTCGACCCGGCCGCTCTCCAGAAGCTCTCCGGCAAGCCGGCGAGCCTCGTCGTCTCGGTCTACGCGGGCCGGACCGGGAGCACCTGCGGGTTCAGCGCGGGGCGGTTGCTGGGCCGGGTGCGGGTCGAGCTGAGCCTGGAGGCGGCGCCGGCAAGGGCGATGGTGATGCAAAGCGGGTGGGTGAGCGTGGGGCGCGGCTGCCGGTCCGCGGCCCGGCTACACCTGGTTGTCCGGTCCGAGCCGGACCCCCGGTTCGTGTTCCAGTTCGGCGGCGAGCCGGAGTGCAGCCCAGTGGTGTACCAGATCCAGGAAAACGGTGGCGGTCATAGTGGGTGCCTTCGGCAGCCAGTTTTCAGCTGCCGCTTCTCTGCCGACCGCCGTCGGAACACCAGATCCAG ATCACTGCCATCCAATTCCTCCAACAACAGCATCATCAAAGGCTGGTTTGGTTGTTTGGGGAGCGAAAGAAACCATAGACGGCGGGATAAGCGCAAGGGATGGACGGTCACGATCCACGATCTCTCGGGCTCGCCAGTGGCCGCCGCGTCCATGATCACCCCCTTCGTCCCCTCCCCCGGCTCGGACCGGGTCTCCCGGTCCAACCCGGGCGCGTGGCTCATCCTCCGGGCCACTGGCTTCTCCGGTTCGACCGCCAACTGGAAGCCGTGGGGCCGGCTCGAGGCCTGGCGAGAGCGGGGCCCAGTCAACACCTTGGGCTATAGGTTCGAGCTCGTCACTGACTCCGGGCCCACCGACCGGGTCCCAATCGCCGAGTCCTCGTTGAGCGTCCGAAAAGGTGGGCAGTTTTCCATCGATCCCAGCGTCGCCGGTGACGTCGTGTCGAGATCGGAGCCGTTCGTTGGGGGATTCGTGATGGGGTCCACCGTAAATGGGGAAGGAAAGGTCAGCAAGCCAACGGTTCAAGTGGGGTTGCACCATGTTTCATGTATGGCTGATGTTGCACTATTTATAGCGCTAGCAGCAGCCGTTGATCTCAGCATGGACGCTTGTCAGTTGTTCGCtaagaagctaagaagggagctGTGCCAGGACCAACAGGAGTATAGCCTTTAA